The sequence GTCGCGGAGGTGGCGGACCCGGCGCGAGCGGCGAATTCGGCGCGGTTCTTCAAGACGGGGCCGGGCGAGTACGGCGAAGGTGATGTCTTCGTCGGTGTCACCGTACCGTCGTTGCGTAAGGTGGCCAAGCGATTTCGGGACGTGCGGCCGGCGGTGGTCCGGGAGTTGCTCGGTTCGCCGGTTCACGAACATCGTCTGCTCGCGCTGTTCCTGCTCCGTGCGGAGTACGAGCGCGCTTCGTCCGGCACCACGCAGGCCGAGTGGATCGAGCTCTATCTCGGAGCCCTGCACGAGGGCCGGGTGGACAACTGGGATCTCATCGATTCGTCGGCGGATCCGATCCTCGGCGAATGGCTGGTCGGGCGTGGGGACCATCGGCCACTGGTCGAACTGGCCGTACAGCCCGACCTATGGCTTCGACGGGCCGGCATCGTCGGGACGTTCGCGTTCCTCAAGCACGGGATCGCCGACGCAACGCTCGCTGTGGTGCCGGTGGTGCTCGACGATCGACGTGATCTGATCCAGAAGGCCACCGGATGGATGCTGCGGGAACTGGGGAAACGTGTGGATCGTGGCTTGCTGACCGACTACCTGGGTGTCCACGCGGCTGAAATGGGCCGCACGGCACTGAGTTACGCGACGGAGCATCTCGACCCCGGCGAGCGGACGTACTTGCGGTCACTGCGTTGAGCGCGTATCGCCGCACATCGAGGTCGCAGCACCGCGTGCGGAGGTCTAGCTGCTCCTCGGCGTGGAGCGGAACACCTTCGCGGCCGCCCAGATCATCGGGAACTGCAGCGGCAGCCGTCCGATCGCGACTGCTTTCATCGCGGCCGGCTTGTCTTTCCACAGTCGCACCATGTTGATGTTCGCCGGGTAGACCGCGACGAAGAGCGCAGCGGCGAGTGCGGCGGATGCGCGTCGTGTGCGCGGTGCCAGCAGACCGGCGCCGATGGCGACCTCGGCGACACCCGACGCATACGTGAGGGTCCGTGGATCGGCGGGTATCTCTTTCGGGATGATCTCGTCGAAGGGCTTCGGCGCGACGAAATGCAGTGTGCCGATGGTCAACAGCATTCCGGCGAGGCCGCGTGCCAGTCGTTCGGGATTCATCGTCAGTCCTTGTCGTCGGAGTTCTCGCGCGCAGGAATCAGAACTCGATCTTCAGCGAGTCCGAGGTCGGGTGCGCCTGGCATCCGAGGATGTAACCGTCGGCGATGTCCTCCGGATCGAGTGCCCCCGTGTTGCCCATCTCGACCGTACCCTCGGTGAGGGTGCAGGCGCACGAGCCGCATTCACCTTCTTGGCAGGAGTAGGGGGCATCGAGACCGGCCGCCAGCATGATGTCCACCAGCGACCTCTTCCGGGGCCACCTCAGACTGTGCGTCTCGCCGTCGAGTCCCACCTCGACTGTGGCCGCCTCCGCGTCCTCGGCCTCGCTGACCTCGTCGAGTTCGACGTCGGCAAACGGGTCGCCGGACAGCGAGTTGTAGACCTCGGTGTGCACGTTGTGATGCGGGAACCCGGCGCCCGCAAGGCCTTTGTGGACGGCATCCATGAACGGGCCGGGGCCGCACATGTAGGCCGCGTGGTCTGCGTACGGGCGGAAGGTGGTGGCCAGGACCTCGTGGGTGGGCAGACCCTGGAGGGACTCCAGCCAATGGATGACCGTGAGCCGGTCGGCATGTGTCTGTTGCAGGTCGCGCAGCTCGTCGGCGAAGATCACGTCGTCGACACCACGGTTGGCATAGAAGAACGTGACCCGTGCGGTCCCGCTGTGCAGTGCCGATTTCAGGATCGACATCACCGGGGTGACGCCGCTGCCTGCCGCGATGAGGAGGAGGTCGGTGTCGAGTTCCCGGGGGGTGAAGACGCCCGACGGTGGCAGGACCTCGATCTGCGTGCCGGCGGTGAGGTTGTCGCACACCCAGTTGGACCCGTAACCGTCGACCGTCCGCTTGACGGTGACCTTCGGGAGCTTGTCGGTGCCGGGGGCGGACGCGAGCGAGTAGCACCGCGCCACCGAACCGGTCTGATCACTCGGTATCCGCAGCGTGAGGAACTGACCCGGCTTGTAGTCGGTGAAGG is a genomic window of Gordonia sp. SID5947 containing:
- a CDS encoding DNA alkylation repair protein — its product is MVAAFSASEIVAAVAEVADPARAANSARFFKTGPGEYGEGDVFVGVTVPSLRKVAKRFRDVRPAVVRELLGSPVHEHRLLALFLLRAEYERASSGTTQAEWIELYLGALHEGRVDNWDLIDSSADPILGEWLVGRGDHRPLVELAVQPDLWLRRAGIVGTFAFLKHGIADATLAVVPVVLDDRRDLIQKATGWMLRELGKRVDRGLLTDYLGVHAAEMGRTALSYATEHLDPGERTYLRSLR
- a CDS encoding DoxX-like family protein, with protein sequence MNPERLARGLAGMLLTIGTLHFVAPKPFDEIIPKEIPADPRTLTYASGVAEVAIGAGLLAPRTRRASAALAAALFVAVYPANINMVRLWKDKPAAMKAVAIGRLPLQFPMIWAAAKVFRSTPRSS
- a CDS encoding ferredoxin--NADP reductase, coding for MTELTPHGSRSVILTVAEVIDETAEARSVVFELPDTLTDSFTDYKPGQFLTLRIPSDQTGSVARCYSLASAPGTDKLPKVTVKRTVDGYGSNWVCDNLTAGTQIEVLPPSGVFTPRELDTDLLLIAAGSGVTPVMSILKSALHSGTARVTFFYANRGVDDVIFADELRDLQQTHADRLTVIHWLESLQGLPTHEVLATTFRPYADHAAYMCGPGPFMDAVHKGLAGAGFPHHNVHTEVYNSLSGDPFADVELDEVSEAEDAEAATVEVGLDGETHSLRWPRKRSLVDIMLAAGLDAPYSCQEGECGSCACTLTEGTVEMGNTGALDPEDIADGYILGCQAHPTSDSLKIEF